The Streptomyces tubercidicus DNA segment GGAACGGGGTGTCGGGGTCGACCAGCAGCTCGATCCGCTCCCGGGCGAGCAGTTTGCCGCGCTTGCGGTGCCGGGCGACGTACTTCTCGCCGCCGCCCTCGGTCGCCTTGGTGTGTTCGGCCTCGATCTCCGCCAGCTTCGCGAGCATCGCCGTACGACGCTCCGCGTACTCGGCGCCCGACGGGTCGAGCCCGGTTCCGAGCACGGTCACCACAACACCTCCGGTATGTCCATGTGCCGCGAACGCAGCCACTCCCCCACCGCCTTGGCCTGCGGATCGAACCGGGCCTGCGCGGCGACGCCCTCGCCGAGCAGCCCGTCGACGACGAAGTTGAGCGCGCGCAGATTCGGCAGTACGTGCCGGTCGACCGGCAGTTCGGCGGTTTCGGGCAGCAGTTGCCGGAACCGCTCGACGGTCAGCTCATGGGCCAGCCACCGCCAGGCCGGTTCGGTGCGGGCCCACACCCCGACGTTCGCCGAGCCGCCCTTGTCGCCGCTGCGGGCCCCGGCGACCAGGCCGAGGGGCCCGCGCCGGGTGGCCCCGGCGGGCAGCGGTTCGGGCAGCGGCGGGTCGGGCAGCCGCACCAACTCCCGGGTTTCGGGCACGGGTTGACAGCTGACGCGAGTGCCGTCCGGCAGAACGGCATGATGCGGCACCTCGGCCGCGTCCACCGCCACCGCTTCGAAGACCCCGTACGGGGTGCCCTTGCCGGGCGGCGCGGTGACATGGAAGCCGGGGTAGCTGGCCAGCGCCAGCTCGATCGCGGCGCCGCTGACCACCCGCCCGACCGCGTCCTGGTCGGGATCCCGCACCACCAGGCGCAGCAGCGCGCTGGCCTCTTCCTGGACGTCGGCGTCCTCGTGATCGGTGCGGGCCAGCGTCCAGCGCACCTCGGCCGGAGGGTTCCCCGCCCCGTTGAAGGCCGCCTCCATCTGGCGGCGGACCAGCACGGCCTTGGCCGTGACGTCCAGCCCGGTCAGGACGAAGGTGACCTCGTTGCGCCAGCCGCCGAGGCGGGTCAGCCCGGTCTTGAGGGTCGGCGGCGGCGCCTCGCCCCGTACTTGGTCGATCCGGATCCGGTCCGGCGCCTCCTCCGTGAGCCGTACGGTGTCCAGCCGCGCCGTCACATCCGGCCCGGCGTAGCGGGCCCCGGCCGTCTCGTACAGCAGCTGGGCGGTGACCGTGCCGGTGGTGACCGCGCCGCCGGTGCCCGGGTGTTTGGTGATCACCGAGCTGCCGTCGGCGGCGATCTCGGCGAGCGGGAAGCCGGGCCGCAGCAGGTCATGGGCGCCGAAGAAGGAGTAGTTGCCGCCGGTGGCCTGGGTGCCGCATTCCAGGACGTGCCCGGCGGCCACCGCACCGGCCAGCTGGTCCAGATCCTCCGCCCGCCAGCCGAAGTGCGCCTGGGCCGCGCCGCTGACCAGCGCGGCATCGGTGACCCGGCCGGTCACCACCACATCGGCACCGGCCCGCAGACAGGCGGCGATCCCCCCGCCGCCCAGGTAGGCGTTGGCGGTCAGCACCCCTTCGCCCCACCCGCCGCGCGCCAGCAGATCATCCCCCTCCACATGCGCCACGCTGACTGACACCCCTACCTTGGCCGCCAACTCCCTTACGGCATCGGCGAGTCCGGCCGGGTTCAGCCCGCCCGCGTTGGCGACGATCTGCACCCCGCGCTCGACGGCCAGGCCGAGCCCGTCCTCCAACTGCCGCAGAAAGGTCTTGGCATAGCCGCGGGTGGGGTCCTTCAGCCGGTCCCGGCCGAGGATCAGCATGGTCAGCTCGGCGAGATAGTCGCCGGTCAGGACGTCCAGCGGCCCGCCGGTGAGCATCTCGCGCAGCGCGTCGAAGCGGTCGCCGTAGAAGCCGGAGGCATTGCCGACGCGGAGCAGGGCGGGGTCGGCGCCTATGGGACGTACGGCGTCTCCACCGCTCATGGGGCGCACGGCGCTGCCGCCGCTCATGACGTGGCGGCCTTCCCGGACGGCGCCCGCCCCTTCCCCGGCGGCCCCGCGAACGCCTGCGCGATCTCCAGCCACCGCTCCGCGTCCGCCCCTTCGGCCCGTACGGACGGCAGATCGGCCCGGTGCGCCCGCTGGGTCACCAGCAGACAGAACTCCAGCGCCTCGCCCGTCACCCGCTGCCCGGCCGCCGCGGGACCGTACTCCCACACCGTGCCGTCCGGCGCCCGCAGCTCGACGCGGAACTCCTCGGCGGGCGGGGTGAGTTGATGTGCCGCGAAGGAGAAGTTCCGGGCCCGTACGCCGATCCGGGCGACATGCCGCAGCCGGGCGGTGGGGGTGCGGGTGGCGCCCAGCGCATCGGCGACGTCCTGGCCGTGCGCCCAGGTCTCCATCAGCCGTCCGGTGGCCATCGACGCCACGCTCATCGGCGGGCCGTACCAGGGCAGTTTCTCGCCGCTGGGCCGCTCCGCCAGCGCGCGCTGCAACTCCTCCCGCCCCGCCCGCCACTGCGCGAGCAGCTCGGCGGGCGGCGTACGGGCACCTGCCTCGGCGGCCTCGTCGACGAAGGTCAGCGGTGCGGCGAACGCCTCCCGCGCGGCCCGCGCGAACCCGTCCGGGTCGATGGCGGACAGCAGCGCCTGCCGGTCGGTCCAGGCCAGATGGGCGATCTGATGGCTGACGGTCCAGCCCTCGGCGGGCGTCGGGACCGCCCAGCGCTCGGCCGGCAGCCCGGCGACCAGTGCGTCCAGCTCCTCGCTCTCCGCCCTGAGATCCGCCAGTACGGCGCCGGGATCGGACACGCGACACTCCCCTCATCCACCCAACTGCCGGAACAGCGGGGCGCGTTGGAAAACGGCGACGGCCGCGGCGAAGCGCTGCGGCCGTACGGGTGCGGTGTGGTGCGGGTGCGCTCCGAGCGTGGCAGCGCCGCCGGAAACAATCAAGCATGCGTGCATGATTTTTCCGTCAGCGGCGCTGCCCCGCGGGGCGGAAGTAGTTGCTACGTGAGAAGGGGAGGAGCCGTCCGCCGCGCACGCGGCTTCCACCGCGCCCGTCGCTTCAACCGCGCCTGTCGCTTCAACCGGTCACAGGCCGGTGACCTCCCCCGCCCTCTTCAGCGCGGAGCCGAGCGTGCCCACCATGGAGTCGCGCCGCCTCTCGCGCGCCGCCCGGTCCGCGGGCGCCAGCCGCGCGGCGGTCTGCACGGCATAGGCGTCCGGGTCACCGAAGGCATCCCGCGGGTGCTCTCCCGTCTCCGCGCAGTGCGCCGTGACCTCCTTGACCGCCTGGAGCACCACCGCCCGGTCCACGCCCGGCTGAGTGACCAGCCGCACCTGGAGTCGCGCCATCCACTTCTCGCGGTCCTTCTCCCGCGCCGCGTCCGTCGTCTGGCCCTTCGTCTGGTCCTTCTTCTGGTCCTTCGTCCGGTCCTTCTTCGCCATGCGCTCTCCCGGGTGATCGTCAGCCGTCCGTTGTGGAGG contains these protein-coding regions:
- a CDS encoding acyclic terpene utilization AtuA family protein — protein: MSGGDAVRPIGADPALLRVGNASGFYGDRFDALREMLTGGPLDVLTGDYLAELTMLILGRDRLKDPTRGYAKTFLRQLEDGLGLAVERGVQIVANAGGLNPAGLADAVRELAAKVGVSVSVAHVEGDDLLARGGWGEGVLTANAYLGGGGIAACLRAGADVVVTGRVTDAALVSGAAQAHFGWRAEDLDQLAGAVAAGHVLECGTQATGGNYSFFGAHDLLRPGFPLAEIAADGSSVITKHPGTGGAVTTGTVTAQLLYETAGARYAGPDVTARLDTVRLTEEAPDRIRIDQVRGEAPPPTLKTGLTRLGGWRNEVTFVLTGLDVTAKAVLVRRQMEAAFNGAGNPPAEVRWTLARTDHEDADVQEEASALLRLVVRDPDQDAVGRVVSGAAIELALASYPGFHVTAPPGKGTPYGVFEAVAVDAAEVPHHAVLPDGTRVSCQPVPETRELVRLPDPPLPEPLPAGATRRGPLGLVAGARSGDKGGSANVGVWARTEPAWRWLAHELTVERFRQLLPETAELPVDRHVLPNLRALNFVVDGLLGEGVAAQARFDPQAKAVGEWLRSRHMDIPEVLW
- a CDS encoding TIGR03084 family metal-binding protein, whose amino-acid sequence is MSDPGAVLADLRAESEELDALVAGLPAERWAVPTPAEGWTVSHQIAHLAWTDRQALLSAIDPDGFARAAREAFAAPLTFVDEAAEAGARTPPAELLAQWRAGREELQRALAERPSGEKLPWYGPPMSVASMATGRLMETWAHGQDVADALGATRTPTARLRHVARIGVRARNFSFAAHQLTPPAEEFRVELRAPDGTVWEYGPAAAGQRVTGEALEFCLLVTQRAHRADLPSVRAEGADAERWLEIAQAFAGPPGKGRAPSGKAATS